The DNA segment TAAAGTTTTTCTTTAGAACCAAAATAGTGAAAGATAAGCCCTTTAGACACTTCAGCTTTCGCGCAAATTTTATTCGTACTAGCCGCTTGATAACCTTTTTCCGTAAATTCTTCCATCGCTGCATCTAAAATTTTTACTCGTTTTTCATCCATTACACTTTCAAATCCTTTTTGTTATAAAGAATAAAAGTGGCCGCTACCATAACGATAATCACGCTACAAGAAATCATCACATTTGTTCCAGAGATTCCTTTATCCATAATTTCTGAAGGAATCGCGTAATTGATTGGGGAAAAGTATTTGAAAAAATCCACCTTATCATTCAAACCAGCCATAATCCCTAAAATATATGTTAAAAAAACGAGCGCAAGTGCGACTGGAGAGGCTTGCTTTGCTGATCGAAGCACTGCAGAAATCATAAAACCAACGCTCATAAATACGACAGCCACGATTAACTCGCTAGAAAACACCCGTCCAAGCTCCATCACTAAATTGCCACTACTTACCCCACTTGGCTTCAAGAAAAGAACAAGGATTACAGATGCAATAAATGTAATTGCCCAAAAAGCTACAAACGATAACAAATTTCCAATCATTTTCCAAAAAACAAGACTAGTTCTAGTAATCGGCTGGGCATATAAAAACTCAATTGTACCATCTGTTTCTTCTTTTATTAAGGCTTGCGCACCTATTAACGCCGCATAAACACATGCCGCAATAAATATATATTGAAAAACATAAGCAAAATAAGCATCAATATTTGTTAAATCCGCCATTGAATCCATATGCAAAATTTTCATCATATCTTGCGGAAGAGCATTCATTTTCGTATTGACCAAGTCTTGCATCCCACTACTCTGCATACTAGGGAAGAAAGCCATGAAAACACCTAAAATCACTATCACTACAGCAGACCAAACGACTAAACTTTTTATCCGCGTTTTCCACTCAATGTGTAAGATATTCACTTGATTTCTCCCCCTTCATATAGCGTCATAAATTTATCTTCTAATTCTTGATTCGTAATCGTTAAATCAGTAATTTCTTTTTCTTGTAACAAAGGCAAAATCGTTTTAATGTCTTCATCAAAAATAAGGCGTGCTTTCCCGTTTTCCTTTTCAATAATTCTTGCACCTGCGTTCGTCAATTTTTCTAGAGGCAGATGGCTTCCTTTTAGTACAATTACTTTACCTGTCATTTGTTGATTAGCGATATCTTCCACAGCAATAATATTTCCACTACGAATAAATGCAGCTCTTGTGCAATATTCCTGAACTTCCCGTAAATTATGACTAGAGAGGAAAATGGTCATCCCTGCTTTGTTTTTCTCTGTCATTTCTTTAAATAGATGATGTTGCATTAAAGGATCTAATCCATTGGTCGGTTCATCCAAAATGAGTAGATGTGGTTCGGTTATTAGCCCAGCTACCACAGCCACTTTTTTCTTATTTCCAAGTGACATTTCGCCAAAGCGTTTTTTAGGATCAATCGAAAACATTTCAAAATATCTATTCATTTTTTGAGTCGCATTTTCAATATGATGGAAACTCGCAGCATAATGGATAATATCATTAGCTGTCATTTGTGGATAATAGCGCACTTCACTTGGTACATATCCGACCATTTTTTTAATTTCAGCTGAATCTTTGACAACATCTTTTCCAAATACGGTTGCCCTTCCACTAGTTGCAAAAATAAAATTCAGCAAGACTTTGATCGTTGTTGATTTCCCCGCTCCATTTGGCCCAATAAAACCATATAATTCCCCTTCATTTACAGACAAATTCACATTTTCAATTGCTCGCT comes from the Listeria welshimeri serovar 6b str. SLCC5334 genome and includes:
- the timB gene encoding macrodiolide ABC transporter permease TimB, with amino-acid sequence MNILHIEWKTRIKSLVVWSAVVIVILGVFMAFFPSMQSSGMQDLVNTKMNALPQDMMKILHMDSMADLTNIDAYFAYVFQYIFIAACVYAALIGAQALIKEETDGTIEFLYAQPITRTSLVFWKMIGNLLSFVAFWAITFIASVILVLFLKPSGVSSGNLVMELGRVFSSELIVAVVFMSVGFMISAVLRSAKQASPVALALVFLTYILGIMAGLNDKVDFFKYFSPINYAIPSEIMDKGISGTNVMISCSVIIVMVAATFILYNKKDLKV
- the timA gene encoding macrodiolide ABC transporter ATP-binding protein TimA, producing MEAIKVESLTKNYHKKRAIENVNLSVNEGELYGFIGPNGAGKSTTIKVLLNFIFATSGRATVFGKDVVKDSAEIKKMVGYVPSEVRYYPQMTANDIIHYAASFHHIENATQKMNRYFEMFSIDPKKRFGEMSLGNKKKVAVVAGLITEPHLLILDEPTNGLDPLMQHHLFKEMTEKNKAGMTIFLSSHNLREVQEYCTRAAFIRSGNIIAVEDIANQQMTGKVIVLKGSHLPLEKLTNAGARIIEKENGKARLIFDEDIKTILPLLQEKEITDLTITNQELEDKFMTLYEGGEIK